The following proteins are co-located in the Tissierellales bacterium genome:
- a CDS encoding DeoR/GlpR family DNA-binding transcription regulator, whose product MCREKRFEIILEYLREHKQINIETICKICEVSRDTARRDLVSLEEKKLIHRTRGGAMLPKPNHFVKTYRDRLLEVSEEKKDIGRLAANLINDGDTLILDTSTTVQFCAENISARGCNIITNSINQADILSNNPDLSIYLLGGRLNSDHKYLYGQTTIDMLNNYTADICFIGVCGISPRGLSIAHEDDGHVMKKMIERSNQVILLCDHTKFNKKEFFSFASLNQIDILVTDQMPTGKLLEALKNNDIKILIA is encoded by the coding sequence ATGTGTCGTGAAAAACGTTTTGAAATAATTCTAGAATATCTTCGTGAACATAAGCAAATCAATATAGAAACAATTTGTAAAATATGTGAAGTTTCTAGAGATACAGCTAGGCGCGATTTAGTTTCTCTTGAAGAAAAAAAACTAATCCATAGAACTCGTGGTGGTGCAATGTTGCCAAAACCAAATCACTTTGTGAAAACCTACCGTGATCGTTTGTTAGAAGTTTCAGAAGAAAAAAAAGATATTGGACGACTAGCTGCAAATCTCATAAATGATGGTGACACTCTGATATTAGATACATCTACTACAGTCCAGTTTTGTGCAGAAAATATATCAGCTAGAGGATGTAATATAATAACAAACTCTATAAACCAAGCAGATATACTGTCAAATAATCCAGATTTATCTATTTATCTGTTAGGTGGGCGGTTAAATTCCGATCACAAATACCTATATGGACAAACTACAATAGACATGCTAAATAATTACACTGCTGATATTTGTTTTATCGGCGTTTGTGGTATATCTCCACGAGGACTATCTATAGCTCACGAAGACGATGGACACGTGATGAAGAAAATGATAGAACGATCAAATCAAGTTATTTTACTTTGCGATCATACAAAATTTAATAAAAAAGAGTTTTTCTCATTTGCATCGCTCAATCAAATAGATATTTTGGTTACAGATCAAATGCCTACTGGAAAATTACTAGAGGCATTAAAAAATAATGATATAAAAATTTTAATTGCATAA
- a CDS encoding IGHMBP2 family helicase translates to MKKDWKEGLKKLKKALNFEREEEKERHEREIKTMSGYEREKKGRALMDMRSRKAGQSLSGEYIYQFRKNNRKPLPDIQIKIGDELLISQGNPLDKRNSMGTVYEVSSSYISLACRDILRLKPKRPIRLDLYLNDIAYKRMEQALNYVMDNRNSRAAKLIRGEMKNKRLENIVDIKGEQLNESQILAVKSALEVSSHQLIQGPSGTGKTHTAVELIKMLNETNDRILVTAQSNAAADNILRKLDNSNVSVMRIGNPIRVNKDLIDLTLDSKMYNHKKQVDIEKCFERIEILKLEQKNHQKPERRYTRGLDHNQLLNLANEKRTTRGIPASMIMAMKPWLEIQMEINNLFEQIKELRCKAEREIFDEHKIIVTTNVTAGADILEGELFDVLVMDEAAQANIPSSLIAVQKAKKLILIGDFKQLPPTILSQEAKTMGLDVSLMEHIYLTNKDSNQMLNLQYRMNKDINDLTSELFYEGKLKSDKSVMDRILVENEPTIEWINIDSEEKLIGQSHVNCGEAEAVFDLVSRLRQIGVEGKNIAIITPYKAQVNFIEDKINDESIEIDTVDSFQGREKEIVIMSFVRQNKKGQMGFLTDYRRLNVSISRAKTHLYLIGNKNHLSKDSVYKRLIDRVEKL, encoded by the coding sequence AGAGAAATAAAAACTATGTCTGGATATGAGCGAGAGAAAAAAGGTAGAGCACTAATGGACATGAGATCTAGAAAAGCGGGTCAAAGCTTATCTGGAGAATATATATATCAATTTAGAAAAAACAACAGAAAACCACTTCCGGATATTCAAATAAAAATAGGAGATGAACTTTTAATAAGTCAGGGAAATCCCCTAGATAAGAGAAATTCTATGGGTACAGTTTATGAGGTATCATCATCGTATATATCACTGGCTTGTAGAGATATACTTAGGTTAAAGCCAAAGAGACCAATAAGGCTTGATTTGTACCTAAATGATATAGCGTACAAGAGAATGGAACAAGCTCTAAATTATGTTATGGACAATAGAAATAGCAGGGCAGCTAAACTAATTCGTGGAGAAATGAAAAACAAAAGATTAGAAAACATTGTAGATATTAAAGGAGAGCAATTAAATGAAAGTCAGATATTAGCTGTCAAATCAGCATTAGAGGTCAGTAGTCATCAATTGATACAAGGACCATCAGGTACTGGAAAGACTCATACTGCTGTGGAACTTATCAAAATGCTAAATGAGACAAATGATAGAATACTTGTAACAGCTCAGTCTAATGCGGCTGCAGATAATATTTTGAGAAAATTAGATAATAGCAATGTAAGTGTTATGAGAATAGGAAATCCAATAAGAGTAAATAAAGACCTTATAGATTTGACATTGGATTCAAAAATGTATAATCATAAAAAGCAAGTAGATATAGAAAAATGCTTTGAAAGAATAGAGATTTTGAAGTTAGAGCAGAAAAATCATCAAAAACCTGAAAGGCGATATACAAGAGGATTAGACCACAATCAGCTTTTAAATTTAGCAAATGAAAAGAGAACTACGAGAGGTATTCCAGCATCAATGATAATGGCAATGAAACCTTGGCTTGAGATTCAAATGGAGATCAATAACCTATTTGAGCAAATCAAAGAATTGAGATGTAAAGCTGAGAGGGAGATTTTTGATGAACACAAAATAATAGTTACGACCAATGTCACAGCTGGTGCAGATATTTTAGAAGGTGAATTGTTTGATGTATTGGTTATGGATGAAGCGGCTCAGGCCAATATACCTTCTAGTTTGATAGCAGTTCAAAAGGCAAAAAAATTAATATTAATAGGTGACTTTAAACAATTACCTCCTACCATATTAAGTCAAGAAGCTAAAACTATGGGATTAGATGTATCTCTGATGGAGCACATATACTTGACAAACAAAGATTCAAATCAAATGCTAAATCTACAATATAGAATGAATAAAGATATAAATGATTTGACGAGTGAATTATTTTATGAGGGAAAACTGAAATCAGATAAATCTGTAATGGATAGGATTTTGGTTGAAAATGAACCTACTATCGAGTGGATAAATATCGATTCAGAAGAAAAACTAATAGGTCAATCGCACGTAAATTGTGGTGAGGCAGAAGCTGTATTTGATCTTGTAAGTAGGCTCAGACAAATTGGAGTGGAAGGAAAAAATATTGCCATAATAACTCCATATAAAGCTCAGGTTAATTTCATAGAGGACAAGATAAATGATGAATCTATTGAAATTGATACAGTGGACTCATTTCAAGGGAGAGAAAAAGAAATCGTTATAATGAGCTTTGTAAGGCAAAATAAAAAAGGTCAGATGGGATTTTTAACTGATTATAGACGATTAAACGTATCTATATCTAGAGCTAAAACCCATCTATACCTTATTGGAAATAAAAATCATTTAAGTAAAGACTCGGTTTATAAAAGACTTATAGATAGAGTCGAAAAATTATAG
- a CDS encoding Cof-type HAD-IIB family hydrolase, with product MKLIAIDLDGTLLNHSTGTIDKENVLAIQELQNQGVEITIATGRAYFDALNICDKAGLHTHIISDNGASTHIKTGQRIAQTSIPQNIVSEVLSWLESENYYYEVFTNEAIFTPSYGRELLRSELVDFLVSHREVDESHYDHILKNQFGQHGFKFIDSYSEIIDERDDFLGILVFSFFEDKRKKGISALEHLKSDVSIISSLEQNFELANIKSSKGTALESLANYLNISMCDTAAIGDNYNDIPMFEKANYSIAMGNADEKVKSKCKVETLYNDHQGVAYALRRYNKKYFNKCL from the coding sequence ATGAAATTAATAGCAATAGATTTAGATGGTACTTTATTGAACCATTCAACAGGTACAATAGATAAAGAAAATGTCCTTGCCATACAGGAACTACAAAATCAAGGTGTAGAAATAACGATAGCAACTGGTAGAGCCTATTTTGATGCTTTAAATATCTGTGATAAGGCAGGTCTTCATACACATATAATAAGTGATAATGGTGCTAGTACTCATATAAAAACTGGTCAAAGAATAGCCCAAACCAGTATACCCCAAAATATAGTTTCAGAGGTTTTATCTTGGCTAGAGTCTGAAAACTACTACTATGAAGTATTTACAAATGAAGCCATATTCACACCTTCTTATGGTAGAGAATTGCTTAGAAGTGAACTTGTAGACTTCCTAGTTTCGCATCGTGAAGTTGATGAATCACACTACGATCATATATTAAAAAATCAATTTGGACAGCATGGTTTCAAATTCATAGATTCCTATAGCGAAATAATAGATGAGCGTGATGATTTCCTTGGAATATTAGTTTTTTCATTTTTCGAAGACAAAAGAAAAAAGGGCATAAGCGCCCTTGAACATCTAAAATCCGATGTATCTATCATATCATCGCTAGAACAAAATTTTGAACTTGCTAATATAAAATCTTCTAAAGGTACTGCTCTAGAATCTTTGGCAAATTATCTAAATATTTCTATGTGTGATACTGCGGCTATTGGCGATAATTACAATGACATTCCCATGTTTGAAAAAGCCAATTATTCAATAGCTATGGGAAATGCCGATGAAAAAGTAAAATCAAAATGTAAAGTTGAAACACTTTATAATGACCATCAGGGTGTTGCTTATGCTCTTAGGAGATACAATAAAAAGTATTTCAACAAATGTCTATAA